Proteins encoded within one genomic window of Haloplanus vescus:
- a CDS encoding gamma-glutamylcyclotransferase family protein, with the protein MDVFVYGTLTEPDRVATVLDSFVFVGAAVLEGCHPVAGRYPTLAPGGETAGRLLRTDELAALDDYEGVDEGLYVRVTVPRTDGGRAAVYVGDPDALDVTEAVTWPGTGPFAERVAEYVDANARVRPEHSS; encoded by the coding sequence TTCGTCTACGGGACGCTCACCGAACCCGACCGCGTCGCCACCGTCCTCGACTCCTTTGTCTTCGTCGGCGCCGCGGTCCTCGAGGGCTGTCATCCCGTTGCCGGCCGCTATCCGACGCTCGCGCCCGGCGGTGAGACAGCTGGTCGACTCCTCCGAACCGACGAGCTGGCGGCGCTCGACGACTACGAAGGCGTCGACGAGGGCTTGTACGTGCGCGTGACCGTCCCCCGGACGGACGGTGGACGCGCCGCCGTCTACGTCGGTGACCCCGACGCACTCGACGTGACAGAGGCCGTCACGTGGCCGGGAACGGGGCCGTTCGCCGAGCGCGTCGCCGAGTACGTCGACGCGAACGCCCGCGTCCGGCCGGAACATTCTTCCTGA
- a CDS encoding Rid family detoxifying hydrolase, producing MKRTISTDDAPAAVGAYSQATTNGSLLFTAGQLPLTTDGELLDDESVATQTEQSLDNVMAILDEEGADASDILKVTIFLDDIDDFDEMNETYGTYFDAEPPARSAVEVGNVPKGAALEIEAIADVE from the coding sequence GTGAAACGAACTATCAGCACCGACGACGCCCCCGCGGCGGTGGGCGCGTACAGTCAGGCGACGACCAACGGCTCCCTGCTGTTCACGGCGGGTCAGCTCCCGCTGACGACGGACGGCGAGCTCCTCGACGACGAGAGCGTCGCCACCCAGACCGAGCAGTCCCTGGATAACGTCATGGCCATCCTCGACGAGGAGGGCGCCGACGCGTCGGACATCCTGAAGGTAACCATCTTCCTCGACGATATCGACGACTTCGACGAGATGAACGAGACGTACGGAACGTACTTCGACGCGGAACCGCCGGCCCGCAGCGCCGTCGAAGTCGGCAACGTCCCGAAGGGCGCGGCGCTCGAAATCGAGGCCATCGCCGACGTCGAGTGA
- a CDS encoding DUF7383 domain-containing protein: protein MSLRANYATVYVGAQLAPPARELDLDWADHVGDETDSHEFTVPTAAATDGYVGIQAFDVGEYGHDIRINGESMSGFDVPPSEGWQYWVDTFGDAVSLTEGTNELRIVRDADTEDAFAVGTVTVHWKEPVD, encoded by the coding sequence GTGTCACTCCGCGCGAACTACGCGACGGTGTACGTCGGCGCACAACTCGCCCCTCCGGCCCGGGAACTCGACCTTGACTGGGCCGACCACGTCGGCGACGAAACCGATTCCCACGAGTTCACCGTCCCGACGGCGGCAGCCACCGACGGCTACGTCGGCATCCAGGCGTTCGACGTGGGCGAGTACGGGCACGACATCCGCATCAACGGCGAGTCGATGAGTGGATTCGACGTGCCGCCGAGCGAGGGCTGGCAGTACTGGGTCGACACCTTCGGCGACGCCGTCTCCCTCACCGAGGGCACCAACGAACTCCGAATCGTCCGCGACGCCGACACCGAGGACGCCTTCGCTGTCGGCACCGTCACCGTCCACTGGAAGGAACCAGTCGACTGA
- the ilvA gene encoding threonine ammonia-lyase yields the protein MISNEDVLDARERVAGVARHTPLEYSFAFSEMTGADVHLKLENFQRTGAFKIRGAINRIETLSPEQQEAGVVTASAGNHAQGVALAATRAGVDSTIVMPDHAPVSKVKATERYGGNVILHGADYNEAQAEAHRIEREEGRTYVHAFDDEMVMAGQGTIGLEIVEDCPDVETVIVPIGGGGLISGISTAVKAYDDDIRVIGVQAEGASSAAESLQKGEIYERESVDTIADGIATRRIGDRTFEVIKENVDEVVTVNDEDIAIALTYLLEREKALAEGAGAISLAALLSGAIEYEEGEVIVPAVCGGNIDLNVLTTVVMRGLVATGRYLRFRTILKDQPGALVDLGSIIADHRANITAFHHDRTSRDVAMNDARVELEVETRGPDHIDELLSALRADGYEVEIVNGYQMSV from the coding sequence ATGATCTCGAACGAGGACGTACTCGACGCCCGTGAGCGAGTCGCGGGCGTCGCGCGACACACGCCGCTCGAATATTCGTTCGCCTTCTCCGAGATGACTGGTGCGGACGTCCATCTCAAACTCGAAAACTTCCAGCGCACGGGCGCGTTCAAGATTCGCGGGGCCATCAACCGCATCGAGACGCTGTCGCCCGAGCAACAGGAGGCGGGCGTCGTCACCGCGAGCGCCGGCAACCACGCGCAGGGGGTCGCGCTGGCGGCGACGCGCGCGGGCGTCGACTCGACTATCGTGATGCCGGACCACGCGCCGGTGTCGAAGGTAAAAGCGACCGAGCGCTACGGCGGCAACGTCATCCTGCACGGCGCCGACTACAACGAGGCGCAGGCCGAGGCCCACCGCATCGAACGCGAGGAGGGCCGGACGTACGTCCACGCCTTCGACGACGAGATGGTGATGGCCGGGCAGGGGACCATCGGCCTCGAAATCGTCGAGGACTGCCCCGACGTGGAGACGGTCATCGTCCCCATCGGCGGCGGCGGCCTCATCTCGGGCATCTCGACGGCGGTGAAAGCCTACGACGACGACATCCGCGTCATCGGCGTGCAGGCCGAGGGCGCGTCGAGCGCCGCCGAATCTCTCCAGAAAGGCGAGATTTACGAACGCGAGAGCGTCGACACCATCGCCGACGGCATCGCGACCCGTCGCATCGGCGACCGTACCTTCGAGGTGATTAAAGAGAACGTCGACGAGGTGGTGACGGTCAACGACGAGGATATCGCCATCGCGCTCACCTACCTGCTCGAACGCGAGAAGGCACTCGCGGAGGGCGCCGGGGCCATCTCCCTCGCCGCGTTGCTCTCGGGCGCTATCGAGTACGAGGAGGGCGAGGTAATCGTCCCCGCCGTTTGCGGGGGGAACATCGACCTCAACGTGTTGACGACCGTCGTGATGCGAGGACTGGTCGCCACGGGCCGCTATCTCCGCTTCCGGACTATCCTGAAAGACCAGCCGGGCGCGCTCGTCGACCTTGGCTCTATCATCGCCGACCACCGCGCGAACATCACCGCGTTCCACCACGACCGCACGTCGCGGGACGTGGCGATGAACGACGCCCGCGTCGAACTCGAAGTCGAGACGCGCGGTCCGGACCACATCGACGAACTCCTCTCGGCCCTGCGCGCGGACGGCTACGAGGTCGAAATCGTCAACGGCTATCAGATGTCAGTCTGA